The genomic segment GAACGACTCAGTGCCATGCACCGTAAAGCGTTGCTGGCCGGTCAGGCGATCTCAATGAGCAAGAGTGAAGGTGCGCTAGTGTGCAGCTGTTTTAAAGTCGGTAAAAATCGCATCATTCAAACCATAAAAGAAAAAAATATCACCAATGAAAAACAGGTGACCGCATGTCTAAAAGCCGGCGGCAACTGCGGTTCCTGCTTACCTGAAATTCGTGGCCTGATTAAAGCTTGCCAGACGGAGTCCGTATAATGAAAAGAATCCATAAGAGCATGAACTATCCACCCACCGATTTAGTCATCCTGGCCGGTGGCCAGGCGCGTCGGATGAATGGCATTAACAAGCTGCTGCAAAAGTTTGATGATGAAATTCAACTGATCAAGATTCACCAGCAGCTTAGATCGCGTGTTGGTCAGGTCTGGATCAACAGCCACCGTGATCACTCCATTTATGAACGCCTTATTCCATCAATCCGTTATTTTCAGGATGATGAACCGGGCTTTCACGGACCCTTGATGGGCATGAAAAGTGCCTGGTCTCATGTGCAATCTGACTATGTGTTATTTGTACCATGCGATGTAACTTACATTCCAAAAAAGGTTATTTCTGGATTACATCGGGCCATGCAGCGAGATCCTCTTTGTGAAGTGGCTGTAGTGGAAATAAATGATATAGCGTTGTATCCATTCTGCTTACTTAAACGAAGCAGTTTGCCGACACTGGTTCAGCATCTCGAACAAAATCAGCGCAGTTTAAGACATTGTTTTGCGAAAATGCACATGCAAATGGCACGATTTAAAAATCATGCACTTTTTTTTCACAGCATTAACTCCTTTGATGAATTGCAGCAACATCAGCAACTGCATTTTCTCTAAGTGCTGATTGAGTAGTGCTTAAAAGCAGGGCAATACACCTGTTTCAAACCCTTATTTTTCTTAAATTCCAATAAATCGCACTCAAATATTAAAAAGCCGCAATTTCTGCGCAAAGTTGGAACACTTATTGCAATTTAACCCTAGAGCAATAGCAATTTAATAGGGCATCGGTCAGCAAAAATTTGGCTAGAAACAAAGTTGATGATCGATCCTGATGGAATAAGCAATGAACCACATCAATCCTTTACAGCAGGCTGAACCAGTCCCGGTATTTCAGGATCAGTTTGGACGCAATAAGCGTAAGCTCCGTATCTCTGTGACGGATCGCTGTAATTTTAAATGTGTTTATTGCATGCCAGAACATCCAGAATGGATGAAAAAACACGATTTACTCAGCTTTGAAGAACTCTATCATTTTTGTGAATTCATGGTACGCCGTGGTATTGAACAGATCCGGATTACCGGTGGCGAACCTTTAATGCGCCAAGGTGTGGTGCATTTTATTGCCGAACTACAACAACTGAAAAAAAGCGGCCTGAAACGTATTTCAATGACTACGAATGGTCATTATCTCAAACAATATGCAGCAGAATTAAAGCAGGCCGGGCTAGATGACCTGAATATCAGTCTGGACAGTCTGGATGCAGAGCAATTTGAACAGTTAACTGCAAAAAAACTGCAACCCGTATTAGAAGGCATCCAAGCAGCCCAACAGGCTGGCTTTCAAATCAAAATTAATACGGTGCTAATTAAAGGTATTAATGATAACCAGATTCTGTCTTTGGCACACTGGGCCAAATGCGAACAAGTTGAATTGCGTTTTATCGAGTTTATGCCACTCGATGGCGACCAAAACTGGTCACGTGATCATGTGGTTAGCGAGCAGGACATTCTGGATCAACTGGCACAAGCATTTGAAGTAAAGATCAGACAAGGTCAGAGGGCTAATCCAGCACGAAGCTATTACATTGACGGCATGTCGATAGGCATTATTTCAACGATTACCAATTCATTCTGTGGTAACTGTGACCGACTGCGACTGAATGCTCAAGGTGAATTCTTTAACTGCTTATTCTCAACTCAAGGTCTAAAACTCAAAAACAGTATTCAACAGTTAAGACCGCACCTAGCATCAGCTGAACAAACCCTGCAACAACAGCTGCAACCCTATATCTGGAATAAAGCTGCTGGCTTTCATGCCATTCAGGCTCAGCAAAGACTGTTCAATCCATCCCATAAAACCCATTCAAATTTCCGAAAAATCAGCATGCATATGATAGGAGGCTAAGATGACTACAAAACTTCAATCATCGATTACCGTCAAAATCGAATCTTTCGGTGCGATCGAACGTCAGTTACCTCAAGATTTAACTGTGCAATGTCAGATAGACAGTCTGGTCGCCGATGTACTCAATAAAGTCATTCAGTCCTTTCCAGAAGCTTTCAACCTGTTAGAGCGTTGTGCCTGTGCCATCGGTGAAGACATTATTTCTCGTCAGACTCGATTAAATCAGGACAGTACTCTAGTGTTGCTGTCACCGGTCGCAGGAGGTTGAGATGGAACTGAAACAATTTGCCCGTATTCAGGACACACCGCTGCAACAGGACGTATTTGATGGGATTCAATATTTTCCTGAATGTGGGGGAATCGGTATTTTTATTGGAACAGTACGAAATCATCATGAAGGTAAAGCGGTTAAAGCACTGAAATATACCGCTTATGCACCTGTTGCTGAAAAGATGATTCGCCAGATCGAGCAGGAAATTCAGGCTGAATATGACGTGTCCTATGTCCGAGTTGTACATCGTATCGGTTCATTGGATATTGGTGATATCGCCATTATTGCCATGGCCTATGCACCACATCGTAGGGAAGCTTTTCAAGCCTGCGAAGAAGCCGTGGAACGGGTCAAGCATGAGGTACCGGTCTGGAAAGAAGAATTCTATATGGATGGCAGTAGTCAATATGTCGAAGGTTGCTGCATTCGTCGTGACCAGGGTTCAGATCATCACACTCATAGAAAGCATGCACATACTCATAACTGTACTGATGCACATAAATCGGAAAAATTGCCTTTAAACCTGATCCAGCCAGATGTTCCTGTTTTATCAATGGCCGCTATAAATTCAAGTTTGAGTAAAAAATGAAAAGATTCAAGAAGGATAAGCCATGAAAGATGTCGGCATGAAACCGGAGAGTTACCGCACTGCTATTGCCACCGGAATTCTGCATGCGCCGCCACACTGCATTGAATTACTGCGTAATGGTAATACCGACAAAGGTGATGCGCTAAAAACCGCCCGGATCGCAGGGATTTTAGGCGCAAAACGTACTGATGAACTCATTCCTCTATGTCATCCACTGCCAATTTATCGGGCTGATGTGAAATATGAGCTTGAAGAAGCCCATGTAGTGATTACTGCGGTAGTGGAAACGATTGGTCCAACGGGTGTGGAAATGGAAGCACTGACAGCAGTCAGTCTGGCAGGTTTGACCCTTTACGATATGCTGAAACCACATTGTGAGCCGGAAGAATTATGTCTGGATCAGGTTAAACTGGGGCAAAAAAAGGGTGGAAAATCACATTTCACTCGTGTTTTGAAAGAACCTTTACCAGCCTCTGTCATTGTACTTTCAGATACGGTCGCTGCCGGTAAAAAACCGGATACAGCAGGGCAAAATGTCCTGGAAATATTACAAGAAGCCAATTTTGAAAATATTGCCTATCAGGTAATCCCAGACGACCCTGAACAGTTATTGGCACTAGTTGAACAGCAAAAAAATGACTATCCATTGATCCTGACTGTAGGTGGAACAGGCTTAGGTCCTAAAGATCTAACAGTTGAAACTTTACAGCCTTTACTGAAACGGGAAATTCATGGACTCATGGAAGCTTCACGCAGTTTCGGCCAGAAACGCACGCCGTATGCAGCTTTAAGTCGTGGCGTTGCGGGCTATATTGATAACAGTTTGGTAATGACTTTACCGGGCAGCCGACAAGGAGCTAAAGAATCTTTAATTGCTGTACTACCAGCGTTGGTACATTTATTTGATGTGCAGAAAAATATTCCACATCAAGGTGGTTATCAATAATGTCTGGATGCGGAGCAGAACATGGCCTGATTACAGTAGATCAGGCTTTAGAATTGATTTTGCAGCATATTCAAGTGTTAGTAACTGAACGACTGAAGTTGAATCAGGCCTTAAATCGTTATCTGGCAGAAGATATTTATTCTGGGATTAATCTACCGTTATTTTCGCAAAGTGCCGTAGATGGTTATGCACTGTGTACCCAAGCTGCAATTGAACCAGAACGCGAATTCCAACTGATTGGTGAAATTCGGGCGGGACAACAGGGTGAACTGCAACTTCAGGATGAGCAGGCAGTCAGGATTTTTACCGGTGCTAAAATTCCGCTTGGGACTACTACGGTCGCACGTCAGGAAATTGTTCAAGTGATCGATTCATCCAGAATCAAAATTACTGAACAGCTCAGCGCTCATGCCGATATTCGCGATGTGGGCGAAGAAATTTCAGTCGGGCAATTATTGGTAAATAAAGGTCAACAGCTGTCAGTCGGTGCAATTGCCTCTTTAAGCATGGCGGGAATCAATACTGTTGAGGTTTTTCAATATTCTAAAGTGGCCGTGGTCATTACAGGTGATGAAGTTGCTGAAAGTATAGAAGACTTTGTAGCAGGTAAAATCTTTGATGCCAACGGTCCCTTGATTGAAGCCTGGTTTCAGCAAGCCGGGCAGCAGGTTGAAATTTTTCATGTTGCAGATACTGAGGCGGCAGTACGGAATCTCATTCAAGAATTATCAGCAAGCTATGACCTGATTTTAACCACAGGCGGTGTATCTGTCGGAGATTATGATTTCATTCGGCCTGTAGCACTAGATTTAGGCTTTGAACAGATATTCTGGAAAGTAAAACAGAAGCCGGGCAAGCCGATGTTCTTTGCCCAGCTACAGCGCAATGATAGTTCACATTGTTATCTGCTGGGTTTGCCGGGCAATCCCGCAGCAGTGTATGTGGGCATGCAGATCTACACCGCAACTTTATTAAATGCCTTACAAGGACACAAATCTCAGCCGAACTGGTTTAATGCTGTACTCACCCATGATCTGAAAATGAATGCCAGAGAGCGCTTTTTAAGAATGTCTGCCAGCTTTGAGCAGTCGGTTTTACGAGTTAAAAGTCTGTCTAAGCAGCAATCACATATGCTGAGCAATCTCATGCAGGCTAATTGTCTGGTTCGAATTCCGGCAGGAAAAAGCCTGAAAGAAGGGGATCTTGTTCAAGGCTTATTTATTCACTGATAAGGGTAGATGCACATGAAAAAATCTCTGTTTTTATCCATGTGCATTGCCATGATGTTTTCCTCAGTCCATGCAGGAACAGTGAAGGTTTACGCCGCAGCGAGTCTAAATAATGTTGTGACCGAAATTTCCAGGATTTACCAAGCCCAACATCCACAAACTAAGATTATTTCCGTATTTGGTGCATCTTCTGCTTTAGCCAAACAGATCGAAGCAGGAGCCAGCAGCGATCTATACTTTTCAGCTGATCAGGATTGGATGAATTATCTGGTACACAAGAAACTTATAAATTCCAGTTCAGTTCATCCCATCCTGTTAAATCAGTTAGTGGCGATCAGCCCGAAACATCTGAATATTCATTTTAAACCCCAGTCCAGTTTTAATTTTGCCCAGTCCTTTAAAGGTTATGTATGTACCGGGCAAATGGAATCAGTGCCTGCCGGAAAATATGCCAGGCAAAGTCTGACCAAACTGAACTGGTTAAATGGCTTGAAAGGACGAATTGTTGGAACGGATGATGTGCGCTCGGCTTTGGCTTTCGTCGAACGCGGTGAATGTGAAGTGGGGATTGTCTATAAAACTGATGCCTTGATCAGCCGAAAAGTCAAAATCATCGGTACTTTCCCAGCAAATTCACATAGTCCGATTGTTTATCCTTTAGCTTTGACACGGCAAGGCGCACAGAATAAAGAAGCAGTTCAATTTGAGCAATTTATAGGAGAAAGTGCGCAGGCCAAAGCCATCTTTCAAAAATATGGATTTAGGCTGAATCCCTAGACAATGACTGGAGAAATAACTGCAAGATGTTAAGTCCAGAAGAACTCAGTGCGCTCTACCTGTCTGCCAAGGTGGCCAGCTTTGCGACCTTATTTTGCTTACCTTTTGCAGTAGCATTGGCTTGGGTTTTGGCCAGATATGAATTTCGGCTTAAGTTTGTGGTCGAAGCATGTTTGCAATTGCCGATGGTGCTGCCACCTGTGGTCTTGGGTTATCTGCTTCTGGTGCTGTTTGGCAATCAAGGCATGATTGGCCAATATCTCAATACACTCGGGCTGCAACTGGCATTTAACTGGAAAGGAGCAGTACTAGCCTCGATGATTGTCGCATTCCCATTGATGGTGCAACCGATCCGTTTATCATTTCAGCTCATGAATCAACAACTCGAACACATTGCAGGTTCATTGGGCGCAGCACCGTGGAAAGTGTTTTGGAGTATCAATTTACCTCTGTCAATTCCCGGTATGCTGATTGGCAGCATCTTATGTTTTAGCCGAAGTCTGGGTGAGTTTGGCGCCACCATTACTTTTGTGGGCAATATTCCGGATGAAACCCGCACTATTCCCATCGCAATTTATTCCTTACTGCAACAACCGAATGGTGAGGAAATGGCGATGCGTCTGGTGGCTTTATCTATTTTCTTGGCATTTATTGCTTTAATTGCCAATTATTTTATTTTGCAAAACTATCAACGGAAATTGGGAGGCTGAAATGTTGAAATGTAATTTTCATTATCAACAAGCCGATTTCGGGTTGAATATTAAACTGGAAATGTCGCAGCAACTGTTAGGGATCGTGGGTACATCTGGAAGCGGAAAAAGTACTTTACTCAAAAATATTGTTGGACTATTAAAACCTGACCAAGGATATATTCAGTTTAATCAGCAGGATTTAATCAATACAGAAAAGAAAATTAATATTCCAATGCATCAGCGCAAAATTGCATTAGTTTTCCAGAATGCTTTGCTGTTTCCACATATGAACATGCAGCAGAACCTATGCTATGCAGAAAAACTGGTATCTAGAGCCGATCGAAAATTCCAGTTTGAAGACATCGTGGAATTATTAGAACTAAACCCTTTAATGCATCGTAAAGCACATCAACTTTCAGGCGGAGAAGCGCAGCGCGTTTCTATTGGTCGAGCATTACTGTCTTCACCGAATCTATTGTTGCTAGATGAACCTTTAACGGGACTGGATCAACAGTTAAAACAACAGATTTTACCTTTTCTAAAACGGATGAAAGATGAGTTAAATCTACCCATGATTTATGTGACCCATCATTTAGAAGAGTTAGCTTACTTAGAAGCTGAAACTGTACAGCTCAAACAGGGCATACTCATCAGGAACTGATCAACTCTAGCTGATTGAGCCGGGCAGGTTTTGCATAGTAAAAACCTTGCAGATAATCACAATGATGTGATTTTAAACACTCAGCCTGTTCAGGATTCTCAATTCCTTCCGCAACGACTTCCAGATCCAGCTTATGCGCTAGGGTAATCATGGCTTCAATAATGGCCTCATCTCGTGGATTGCCAGGTAAATGCTGAACAAAGCTACGATCCAGTTTGATCTCATCGATCGGAAGACTACGTAAATAACTTAAACTCGAATAACCAGTGCCAAAGTCATCCACCGAAACTTTAATGCCCAAAGCCCGGACATTTTTTAAGATCTCAATGGACTTATCACCGCTGGCAATCAGCATGCTTTCAGTCACTTCGAGTTTTAGTAACTCATGCGGGAATTCAATTTCCGCTAATAATTGCTGGAGATCACTCAGGAATCCACTTCTTTTAAACTGTAAAGGAGATAGATTGACGGCAACCGAAATTTGAGTCTCATGCTGCATATTCCAGGCTTTAACTTCCTCACAAGCCTGTCTAAGTACCCATTCGCCAATTGAGACGATTTGCCCGGTCCTTTCTGCAAAAGGAATGAAATCGGCAGGAGAAATAAAGCCTTTTTCTGGATGTTGCCAGCGGATCAAAGCTTCCAGACATTTG from the Acinetobacter sp. YWS30-1 genome contains:
- a CDS encoding NTP transferase domain-containing protein, which codes for MKRIHKSMNYPPTDLVILAGGQARRMNGINKLLQKFDDEIQLIKIHQQLRSRVGQVWINSHRDHSIYERLIPSIRYFQDDEPGFHGPLMGMKSAWSHVQSDYVLFVPCDVTYIPKKVISGLHRAMQRDPLCEVAVVEINDIALYPFCLLKRSSLPTLVQHLEQNQRSLRHCFAKMHMQMARFKNHALFFHSINSFDELQQHQQLHFL
- the moaA gene encoding GTP 3',8-cyclase MoaA, whose protein sequence is MNHINPLQQAEPVPVFQDQFGRNKRKLRISVTDRCNFKCVYCMPEHPEWMKKHDLLSFEELYHFCEFMVRRGIEQIRITGGEPLMRQGVVHFIAELQQLKKSGLKRISMTTNGHYLKQYAAELKQAGLDDLNISLDSLDAEQFEQLTAKKLQPVLEGIQAAQQAGFQIKINTVLIKGINDNQILSLAHWAKCEQVELRFIEFMPLDGDQNWSRDHVVSEQDILDQLAQAFEVKIRQGQRANPARSYYIDGMSIGIISTITNSFCGNCDRLRLNAQGEFFNCLFSTQGLKLKNSIQQLRPHLASAEQTLQQQLQPYIWNKAAGFHAIQAQQRLFNPSHKTHSNFRKISMHMIGG
- a CDS encoding MoaD/ThiS family protein, yielding MTTKLQSSITVKIESFGAIERQLPQDLTVQCQIDSLVADVLNKVIQSFPEAFNLLERCACAIGEDIISRQTRLNQDSTLVLLSPVAGG
- a CDS encoding molybdenum cofactor biosynthesis protein MoaE, which translates into the protein MELKQFARIQDTPLQQDVFDGIQYFPECGGIGIFIGTVRNHHEGKAVKALKYTAYAPVAEKMIRQIEQEIQAEYDVSYVRVVHRIGSLDIGDIAIIAMAYAPHRREAFQACEEAVERVKHEVPVWKEEFYMDGSSQYVEGCCIRRDQGSDHHTHRKHAHTHNCTDAHKSEKLPLNLIQPDVPVLSMAAINSSLSKK
- the moaCB gene encoding bifunctional molybdenum cofactor biosynthesis protein MoaC/MoaB, with protein sequence MKDVGMKPESYRTAIATGILHAPPHCIELLRNGNTDKGDALKTARIAGILGAKRTDELIPLCHPLPIYRADVKYELEEAHVVITAVVETIGPTGVEMEALTAVSLAGLTLYDMLKPHCEPEELCLDQVKLGQKKGGKSHFTRVLKEPLPASVIVLSDTVAAGKKPDTAGQNVLEILQEANFENIAYQVIPDDPEQLLALVEQQKNDYPLILTVGGTGLGPKDLTVETLQPLLKREIHGLMEASRSFGQKRTPYAALSRGVAGYIDNSLVMTLPGSRQGAKESLIAVLPALVHLFDVQKNIPHQGGYQ
- a CDS encoding molybdopterin molybdotransferase MoeA translates to MSGCGAEHGLITVDQALELILQHIQVLVTERLKLNQALNRYLAEDIYSGINLPLFSQSAVDGYALCTQAAIEPEREFQLIGEIRAGQQGELQLQDEQAVRIFTGAKIPLGTTTVARQEIVQVIDSSRIKITEQLSAHADIRDVGEEISVGQLLVNKGQQLSVGAIASLSMAGINTVEVFQYSKVAVVITGDEVAESIEDFVAGKIFDANGPLIEAWFQQAGQQVEIFHVADTEAAVRNLIQELSASYDLILTTGGVSVGDYDFIRPVALDLGFEQIFWKVKQKPGKPMFFAQLQRNDSSHCYLLGLPGNPAAVYVGMQIYTATLLNALQGHKSQPNWFNAVLTHDLKMNARERFLRMSASFEQSVLRVKSLSKQQSHMLSNLMQANCLVRIPAGKSLKEGDLVQGLFIH
- the modA gene encoding molybdate ABC transporter substrate-binding protein, giving the protein MKKSLFLSMCIAMMFSSVHAGTVKVYAAASLNNVVTEISRIYQAQHPQTKIISVFGASSALAKQIEAGASSDLYFSADQDWMNYLVHKKLINSSSVHPILLNQLVAISPKHLNIHFKPQSSFNFAQSFKGYVCTGQMESVPAGKYARQSLTKLNWLNGLKGRIVGTDDVRSALAFVERGECEVGIVYKTDALISRKVKIIGTFPANSHSPIVYPLALTRQGAQNKEAVQFEQFIGESAQAKAIFQKYGFRLNP
- the modB gene encoding molybdate ABC transporter permease subunit; this encodes MLSPEELSALYLSAKVASFATLFCLPFAVALAWVLARYEFRLKFVVEACLQLPMVLPPVVLGYLLLVLFGNQGMIGQYLNTLGLQLAFNWKGAVLASMIVAFPLMVQPIRLSFQLMNQQLEHIAGSLGAAPWKVFWSINLPLSIPGMLIGSILCFSRSLGEFGATITFVGNIPDETRTIPIAIYSLLQQPNGEEMAMRLVALSIFLAFIALIANYFILQNYQRKLGG
- a CDS encoding ATP-binding cassette domain-containing protein; translated protein: MLKCNFHYQQADFGLNIKLEMSQQLLGIVGTSGSGKSTLLKNIVGLLKPDQGYIQFNQQDLINTEKKINIPMHQRKIALVFQNALLFPHMNMQQNLCYAEKLVSRADRKFQFEDIVELLELNPLMHRKAHQLSGGEAQRVSIGRALLSSPNLLLLDEPLTGLDQQLKQQILPFLKRMKDELNLPMIYVTHHLEELAYLEAETVQLKQGILIRN